In Nostoc sp. CENA543, a single genomic region encodes these proteins:
- a CDS encoding fatty acid desaturase gives MTAKHLAIATEGETPLRLRWINVAFFGIIHALALLAPWFFSWSALGLLLFLHWLFGSIGICLGYHRLLSHKSFQVPKWLEYAIAFIGALALQGGPIFWVGGHRQHHAHTEDIQLDPYSAKRGFWWSHMLWIFYPREEFFEDEKYQKSAPDLARQPFYRWLDRYFLLLQIPLGLLLYALGGWSFVIYGMFVRAVLLWHCTWFVNSATHMWGYRTFDADDNARNLWWVSIVTYGEGWHNNHHTYPHVAKAGFQWWEIDVTWWSIKLLQTLGLAKKVILPPSPTTTQG, from the coding sequence ATGACTGCAAAACATCTTGCGATCGCCACTGAAGGAGAAACACCATTACGTCTCAGGTGGATAAATGTGGCATTTTTTGGCATTATTCATGCCTTAGCTTTATTAGCACCTTGGTTTTTCTCTTGGTCGGCTTTGGGTTTGCTGTTATTTCTGCACTGGTTGTTTGGCAGTATTGGGATCTGTCTCGGATATCATCGCTTACTTAGCCATAAGAGTTTTCAAGTACCCAAGTGGTTAGAATATGCGATCGCTTTCATCGGTGCATTAGCTTTACAAGGGGGGCCGATTTTTTGGGTGGGAGGACACCGCCAACATCACGCCCACACAGAAGACATACAATTAGATCCTTACTCTGCCAAACGTGGCTTTTGGTGGAGTCATATGCTGTGGATTTTCTACCCTCGTGAAGAATTTTTTGAAGATGAAAAGTATCAAAAAAGCGCGCCTGATTTAGCCAGACAACCTTTTTATCGTTGGTTAGACCGTTATTTTCTACTGTTGCAAATTCCTCTAGGGTTGTTGCTTTACGCCTTGGGTGGGTGGTCTTTTGTCATCTACGGAATGTTTGTCAGAGCCGTATTACTTTGGCATTGTACTTGGTTTGTCAATTCTGCAACCCATATGTGGGGTTATCGCACCTTTGATGCTGATGATAATGCGCGTAATCTCTGGTGGGTTTCTATTGTTACCTACGGTGAAGGCTGGCACAACAACCATCATACCTATCCCCATGTCGCCAAAGCTGGTTTTCAGTGGTGGGAAATTGATGTTACTTGGTGGAGTATTAAGCTTTTACAAACTCTAGGTTTAGCGAAAAAAGTTATATTACCCCCATCACCAACCACGACTCAAGGATAA
- a CDS encoding ribonuclease D encodes MPYLSDASAIHSLVTEYTQATTLWIDTEVAEYKSRHPKLSLIQVLDDPDDMSGDRVYLLDVLNQPDIVADFIARVMLNPAIEKVFHNASYDLKFLGSKQAKNITCTLELAKTIPYYLLPLPNYKLQTLATELCNFNYVDKQAQSSDWGIRPLSEEQIEYAYLDCIYLAQIHQRLLKLQLISNPEPTSEDLTVLTRKYTQISEQWKLLNSEYEHLQERMKKAMQAQNVAETDLYKLTSYERKVVKVQFTELSRLVQNQNISLDFPVTLTQKMQKDLGENLEQLSVDIEVSQSARLTPKKDGENEES; translated from the coding sequence ATGCCATACTTGAGTGATGCCAGTGCAATTCATTCTCTAGTGACTGAATATACCCAAGCTACGACTCTGTGGATAGATACAGAAGTAGCAGAATATAAAAGTCGTCATCCTAAATTATCGCTGATTCAAGTGTTAGATGATCCTGACGATATGAGTGGCGATCGCGTTTACCTTTTAGATGTTTTAAATCAACCTGATATAGTCGCTGATTTTATAGCTAGGGTGATGTTAAATCCGGCTATTGAAAAGGTGTTTCATAACGCTAGTTATGACCTGAAATTTCTAGGCAGTAAGCAGGCTAAAAATATCACCTGTACTTTAGAATTAGCTAAAACAATTCCTTACTATCTTTTACCATTACCTAATTATAAATTGCAAACTTTAGCCACGGAATTATGTAATTTTAACTATGTTGATAAACAGGCACAAAGTAGCGATTGGGGAATCAGACCTCTCAGCGAGGAACAAATAGAATATGCTTACCTAGACTGTATTTACCTTGCTCAAATCCATCAACGTTTGTTAAAATTGCAGTTAATCAGCAATCCAGAACCAACATCAGAAGATTTAACAGTTTTGACGAGAAAATATACTCAAATCTCTGAACAGTGGAAATTGTTAAACTCTGAATATGAGCATCTACAAGAGCGAATGAAAAAAGCTATGCAGGCTCAAAATGTAGCAGAAACCGACTTGTACAAACTAACTAGTTATGAACGCAAAGTAGTAAAGGTACAGTTTACAGAACTGTCTAGACTAGTACAAAATCAAAATATTAGTTTAGATTTTCCGGTTACTTTAACTCAAAAGATGCAAAAAGATTTAGGGGAAAATCTGGAACAGTTATCTGTGGATATCGAAGTTAGTCAATCTGCACGTTTGACTCCTAAAAAAGATGGTGAAAATGAAGAATCATAG
- a CDS encoding DUF2808 domain-containing protein has translation MRLAVLLGTAIATTVFIAGYSQTQAVQLQDGTVYFVQPPRLVEAATTYNEVYVWGATYYFTVSVPENASEPLQKITINQREGVDNIRFDLDSTIAFEGTRSQRGEKIGLKDVTSDLKTRTVSLTFDPPVSPGKTVTIGLKPWQNPTSAGVYLFGVTAFPQGEKTHSQFLGFGRLHFYNHRSNYFPFPYGW, from the coding sequence ATGCGCCTGGCAGTTTTACTTGGTACAGCGATCGCCACTACAGTATTTATCGCAGGATATAGTCAAACTCAAGCTGTGCAGTTGCAAGACGGGACAGTCTATTTTGTGCAACCGCCCCGTCTAGTAGAAGCTGCAACTACCTATAATGAAGTTTATGTTTGGGGTGCGACTTATTATTTCACCGTCAGCGTACCGGAAAATGCCAGTGAACCCTTACAGAAAATAACGATTAATCAGCGTGAGGGAGTGGATAATATTCGTTTTGATTTAGACAGTACCATTGCCTTTGAGGGTACACGCTCACAAAGAGGTGAGAAAATTGGCTTAAAAGATGTTACTAGCGATCTCAAAACCAGAACAGTCTCCCTAACCTTTGATCCTCCAGTGTCCCCAGGAAAGACCGTTACCATCGGCTTAAAACCCTGGCAAAATCCCACCTCTGCTGGTGTTTACTTATTTGGTGTCACAGCTTTCCCCCAAGGCGAGAAAACCCACAGTCAATTTTTAGGGTTTGGCAGATTACACTTTTACAACCATAGAAGCAATTATTTTCCTTTTCCCTATGGCTGGTAA
- a CDS encoding serine/threonine protein kinase, translated as MNEHIHRLIEIIHQDLLPEFQVESVNPHDPVEIRYLPHPWQLIGRGNYAAVVNHPEYQDVVVKIYAPGRPGFAEEVEVYRRLGSHSAFSECLYAQDGCLVLKRLYGVTLYDCIQRGLRIPKQVIEDIDQALDYARQRGLYPHDVHGRNVMMYEGRGLVVDISDFLHEEQCSKWDNLKRAYYLVYRPILSPLRLKIPYFLLNFVRKTYRCFTNFKEKTQKSVPPSASTSMTTRS; from the coding sequence ATGAATGAGCATATACATCGACTGATTGAAATTATTCATCAAGATTTACTACCAGAGTTTCAAGTCGAAAGTGTGAATCCTCACGATCCTGTGGAAATTCGCTATCTCCCCCATCCTTGGCAACTGATTGGTAGAGGTAACTATGCGGCTGTAGTTAATCATCCAGAATACCAAGATGTAGTGGTGAAAATTTATGCCCCAGGAAGACCAGGATTTGCAGAAGAAGTAGAAGTCTATCGTCGTCTTGGTTCTCATTCAGCCTTTTCCGAATGTCTATATGCTCAAGATGGCTGTTTAGTCCTCAAACGCCTATATGGTGTGACTTTATATGACTGTATCCAGCGCGGTTTACGTATTCCTAAACAGGTAATTGAAGATATTGATCAAGCCTTAGATTATGCCCGTCAGCGTGGACTTTATCCCCACGATGTCCACGGACGGAATGTGATGATGTACGAAGGTAGAGGTTTAGTAGTAGATATTTCTGATTTTCTGCATGAAGAGCAATGTTCTAAATGGGATAATCTCAAGCGAGCCTATTACTTGGTGTATCGTCCTATTCTGTCACCACTCCGGCTGAAGATTCCTTACTTTCTATTGAATTTTGTACGTAAAACCTATCGCTGCTTTACTAACTTCAAAGAAAAAACGCAAAAATCGGTTCCTCCCAGTGCCTCTACTTCTATGACTACTCGCAGTTAA
- a CDS encoding methylated-DNA--[protein]-cysteine S-methyltransferase: MKLLIDKINSEIGTILIVSDGKKLCALDFADYEPRMLKLLQKRYGQFSFQNVKNPQGFSDQVAAYFKGDRTSCKNLPVDTGGTPFQQQVWLALRTIPWGTTISYGELAAKINKPTAYRAVGLANSLNPIAIVLPCHRVIGANNQLTGYAGGLERKCWLLNHEKVVN, encoded by the coding sequence GTGAAATTACTCATTGACAAAATTAATTCAGAAATCGGGACAATTTTAATTGTCTCTGATGGTAAAAAACTTTGCGCTCTTGATTTTGCTGATTATGAGCCAAGAATGTTGAAACTGCTTCAGAAGCGTTATGGTCAATTTTCGTTCCAGAATGTGAAAAATCCCCAGGGATTTAGTGATCAAGTTGCAGCTTATTTTAAAGGCGATCGCACCAGCTGCAAAAATCTGCCTGTAGATACTGGTGGAACTCCATTTCAACAGCAAGTGTGGCTTGCACTGCGAACTATTCCTTGGGGAACTACCATTTCTTACGGTGAACTAGCCGCCAAAATCAACAAGCCGACGGCTTATCGTGCTGTCGGCTTGGCTAATTCACTCAATCCAATTGCGATCGTCCTTCCCTGTCATCGCGTCATTGGTGCAAACAATCAACTCACAGGATACGCAGGGGGATTAGAACGCAAGTGTTGGTTGCTTAATCATGAGAAAGTTGTCAATTAG
- a CDS encoding HNH endonuclease: protein MSKISNSLRSLVIQRADNRCEYCGLSQIGQEATFHIDHVIPVVANGKTAADNLALACVSCSLYKAARQIVEDPETGEKVNIFNPRQQVWKEHFCWDGVRVVGLTATGRATIHALRMNRSLILAIRAEQEILGRHPPP from the coding sequence ATGTCCAAAATTTCAAATTCTTTACGTAGCTTAGTTATTCAAAGAGCAGACAATCGCTGTGAGTATTGTGGGTTATCCCAAATAGGGCAAGAAGCAACATTTCATATTGATCATGTAATTCCTGTGGTGGCGAATGGTAAAACAGCAGCAGATAATTTGGCACTTGCTTGCGTTTCATGTTCGCTTTACAAGGCTGCTAGACAAATAGTGGAAGACCCAGAAACAGGTGAAAAAGTAAATATCTTTAATCCTCGTCAACAAGTGTGGAAAGAACATTTTTGTTGGGATGGTGTGAGAGTTGTGGGATTAACAGCCACAGGAAGAGCTACTATTCATGCGCTCCGTATGAATCGCTCTTTAATATTAGCAATACGAGCAGAACAAGAAATTTTAGGTCGTCATCCACCGCCTTAA
- a CDS encoding Uma2 family endonuclease: MKTLAKWSVDDYHRMIAAGILCDRRVELLAGEIVEMSPETPIHYNSARRGAKYLEELLIGLADVRFNGPITLSDSEPEPDIAIVRSPESTYNERHPQPQDIFWVIEVAKTSLKKDLELKAAIYAHANIPEYWVLNLSTKQIIVFREPQNGHYTSVKTIAEGNIIPLAFSDIQVSVARLLG; this comes from the coding sequence ATGAAGACACTAGCTAAATGGTCTGTGGATGACTATCACCGGATGATTGCCGCAGGGATTTTGTGCGATCGCCGCGTAGAATTGTTAGCAGGGGAAATTGTGGAAATGAGTCCGGAAACACCAATCCATTACAACAGTGCCAGGCGAGGGGCAAAATATCTAGAGGAATTATTGATTGGTTTAGCTGATGTCCGCTTTAACGGGCCAATCACCCTATCTGACTCTGAACCGGAACCAGACATTGCTATTGTGCGATCGCCTGAATCTACCTACAATGAACGTCATCCTCAGCCGCAAGATATCTTTTGGGTGATTGAAGTTGCTAAGACGAGTTTAAAAAAAGATTTAGAACTCAAAGCTGCCATTTATGCCCATGCGAATATACCTGAGTATTGGGTTTTAAATTTGTCTACCAAGCAAATAATCGTGTTTCGAGAACCTCAAAATGGTCATTACACTTCAGTAAAAACTATTGCAGAGGGAAATATTATACCATTGGCATTTTCTGATATTCAGGTATCAGTCGCAAGGCTTTTGGGATAA
- a CDS encoding tetratricopeptide repeat protein translates to MKLRLLEQRQVKLTKILTMGVLTALSAITIVSCSNNKDVLVTEIGVNTPSRRSAKNSQAGLAYLEGQKQHAQGNLQAAIAAYNKALSLDSEYGAAYRGRGLTYFDLGDKQKAIADYNEAIRLSPNDAEAFNSRGNARASLGDQAGAISDYNEAIRLSPNYAEAYNNRGNALSVQGDKNGSIQDFNQAIRLNPRYAIAYNNRGNARAAQGDTQGAISDYNQAIRINPNFGPAYNNRGNARASQGDKQAALEDLQKAAAIFQRQNNNDLYQQVMNNINELK, encoded by the coding sequence ATGAAACTGCGGTTATTGGAGCAAAGGCAGGTGAAGTTAACTAAAATATTGACTATGGGTGTATTGACTGCACTGAGTGCAATTACCATAGTTTCTTGTAGTAACAACAAAGATGTTTTGGTGACAGAAATAGGGGTGAATACTCCTAGCCGTCGCTCTGCAAAAAACTCTCAAGCTGGACTAGCTTATCTAGAAGGACAAAAGCAACACGCCCAAGGTAATTTACAAGCTGCGATCGCCGCCTATAATAAAGCTCTAAGCCTAGATTCGGAATATGGTGCAGCCTATCGAGGTAGAGGGTTAACGTATTTTGACTTAGGCGACAAACAAAAAGCGATCGCAGATTACAATGAAGCCATCCGCCTTTCTCCCAACGATGCCGAAGCCTTCAACAGTCGAGGAAACGCCCGCGCCTCTCTAGGTGATCAAGCTGGTGCAATCTCCGACTACAACGAAGCCATTCGCCTCTCACCTAATTATGCCGAAGCCTATAACAATCGAGGCAACGCGCTTTCTGTACAGGGAGATAAAAACGGCTCAATACAAGACTTTAACCAAGCCATTCGCCTCAATCCCAGATACGCCATTGCTTACAATAACCGAGGTAATGCCCGTGCTGCCCAAGGTGACACCCAGGGGGCAATCAGCGATTACAATCAAGCTATTCGCATCAATCCTAACTTCGGCCCCGCCTATAACAACCGAGGAAATGCCCGTGCTTCCCAAGGCGACAAACAAGCAGCCCTAGAAGACTTGCAAAAAGCCGCCGCCATCTTTCAAAGACAAAATAATAATGATTTATATCAGCAAGTGATGAATAATATTAATGAGTTAAAGTGA
- a CDS encoding DUF4149 domain-containing protein: MNTISTIEFRRSSWQTAVLFALGFWLSASLVLDWVVMPSLYFSGMMNQDSFTTVGYMIFWMFNRLELLFAAVVLTGVLAWRKTHYQWHTNCLFLAVTLLAIALFNTYLLTPQMCAVGVHLNLFDTVATIPTEMNLLHGSYFFLEVIKLVAGGTLLMRCWQNS, translated from the coding sequence ATGAATACTATTTCTACCATTGAATTCAGACGGTCAAGTTGGCAAACTGCTGTCTTGTTTGCTCTTGGCTTTTGGCTAAGTGCTAGCCTAGTGTTAGATTGGGTAGTTATGCCTAGTCTTTACTTCTCAGGCATGATGAACCAAGATAGTTTTACGACAGTAGGCTACATGATTTTTTGGATGTTTAATCGCCTAGAATTATTATTTGCGGCTGTCGTTTTAACTGGTGTTTTAGCCTGGAGAAAAACTCACTATCAGTGGCATACTAACTGCTTGTTTTTAGCAGTAACACTGTTAGCGATCGCACTTTTTAATACCTATCTCTTAACGCCGCAAATGTGCGCTGTTGGGGTTCATCTCAACTTATTTGACACAGTAGCCACCATTCCCACAGAAATGAATCTACTCCACGGTAGTTATTTCTTCCTAGAGGTAATTAAGTTAGTAGCCGGTGGTACACTGCTGATGCGTTGCTGGCAGAACTCTTGA